GTCTGATACATCAGCATTTGTTCAGCTATTCACAGGCATGTTGCCTGCCAGCCAGAGTTCAGTGGTTCAAAATTGTTGTTCTCCTCAGAGGCTTGTACAGTTACTAAACATTTAGTGGACGCTTTTATCCAGTGCCACTTATAGTACACTTGACTTATTACAAGAGCAAGTCCTTCTGGAGGAACATGAAAGTAAGTGCCTTACTCAAAGGAACAATGGTGATAATTCATGATTTGCTTTTTGTTGTGATCAAAGCAGCTATCTTACTGTTAGCAGAAGGTAACCATATGTTATACGATTATTGTCATGATCATAAAAATAGCATAAACGATTGCAACTAATCATTAGagcatttgtgtgttttaataGAAATTCTAAGGTCAACATGAAACTGCATTtgcaacttatttttttaacttctgTAATGGGATGTATTTCTATATGAAAAAGGGtttttgatgaagaaaagggCAGGCTGCAACTTGATATTATGCATTTAGAGTTGATTAGATCATGAAAAGTGGTCAATTTGTTCACTAAATGAGATGGATAAAAGAACGAGGTTGAAAATTGAGAGTTATTACATTACGTGCAAAGGCATATCACTATCAAAAAAGTTtggaaaaatagtttttttaatatattcgtttatttaattgatttattaaattattaaattgtttatttcatatattcttattctcatcaaggctgcatttaattgacgaaaaatacagtaaaaacagtaatattgtgaaattatcacaatttaaaggaactgttttttattttaatatattttaacattttatttatttctacgGTAGCAAAGCTGACTTTTTGGCAGCTATTAATTTAGTCTTCAgtgaaaaatgttatttcaaaataacagtttatatcacaatatagatattttttcattaaaaataaaaccaaagaaGCAAAACAATAGGACAAATACAATAGAAAAAAGAGACAACTTAAATACAATATGTTTTTTGTAGTAAGAAATACTGCAGAAAttgataattaaatgtaaacataaaaagCTGCAGAGTCTTCACtgtatgaattaaatataaatgcattcttATTAAAGGTACAAGTTAATTTGTCAAGAGTTAAttgttgtttgatgaatattaaccccctggggtcaacaaacacacacagatagcagtaggctgctgtcactttaagaaccCTACTTCTATTAAATGAGGAACCTGagccattttttttctcctcatttAGATGCTGTCTATTCGATTAGATATTTTGAATTGATGTGACAAAAATGACTGTTTGGTGCAAATTATGAATCCCTTTTCAGAACGAATACATAATAGTGATGAATATTGTAAACGGataattataagaaaaaaataataagagagAACTTTAAAATAGATCTGTAatttgtttgtgtctgtgtgtgttcacagtttCTGTGGGGACTGTCTACAGCCGTGTCTGCAGGTGACGTCGCCTCTCTGTCCACTCTGCCGCATGCCTTTCGATCCAAAGAAAGTGGACAAATCCTCCAGCGTGGAGAAGCAGCTCTCTTCATATAAGGCACCATGTAGAGGGTGCAGCAAAAAGGTTAGTCCTTGTGCTTGCGCAaacaaatatgaattaaaaaaaaaaattgggcaTAGTACCACAAGGCATGTTCCTCTGAACAGTGCAGCTGTCATTATGTAAGGCATTTACACTAAAACTTGCTTCAGGGACACTATAGCACGACGTCCTGTCtctcccgcaggagcctttcAAAACTGCGGTGACAGTTTAATGGTAAATAAAAGTTGAAGCAAAACAAGCACAGCCCAGCAACTACAATCTGACACACTGAGATGCCCTGATTGCCATTGTGAGCTTAGAAAGACCACTGAACCCTTTTATTGTGTTTGTGCTCactgttttctgtttgcatGATTTtacacagcttttttttttagatattttagttttatcaagtcAGCAAAACATGACTGCTGGATTTAAAAACATGACCAGCAAGGGTCACATTTACACTgtttacagtacagtacataaTTGCAAGTTAAATGCCCTAATCAAGGTGTAATTTGTAGTAAAGTATCCCTGTTATGCTATTAGGTTTACATGCATCcaaggtcaaaaaaaaaaaaaatctaataatataCATTGCAGCATCACCTCCAGACTGCTGAATAGTAAAAATTTACCCAAACAACAATGGTATATATACGTTAGCCATGCCGTAAATTAGTGATTTTGTAAACCAAAATCTTGCTCCACAATTTTACTCAAGGTAGTAAGAATGACAGACAGTATGCATTAATTGACACAAATTTAGGTAACAGTGGGAAGATTAGCAGAAATATTTCAATACAATAATGTGAGTTAGTCGGTTAGCATAGGGCTAAAGCTGTGCACTGTGTGGAACTGTATACAACACCAAACTTCACATTTTGAACACACGGTATAAATTACATCATTAACCATACTTATAGGTTTTGATCCAGAAGTGCAATATGGTTCAAATATtgtcagtaaatgatgagaaCGCAGCGAAAGGTTGGAGTTATACTGCTATGGTGTCTGTGTTAAAATGAATTTCAACCACTGTCTCTTTATAACCTCATTCTTTGGGAAAACATGCATCTAGGTTTTACTTTGGCAGTGCAGAACACAGTGTCTTCTAGACATTATAACAACACAAACTGAACAATCTTCCAGGCCTTAGCTACTACCACAGTGTTTGGGGGCAGGTCAGAATACACATGGCGGGCGTTATGCGAATTTGTTACAAAACTACATAGGTTTGCAAAGGAAGCAAGTCTTCAGTTGCTGATGACTCGTTTCAGGCAGTTTAGGATcagttctttcttttgagaaataatatcggttacactttattttgatagtccactttggacattctgctaactataagtaactttgtaactacatgtcaactaattctcattcatttgcaactacatgtctactaactctcagagtggactgttagggtaggtttagggttagtagaataagttgacatatacttgcaaagtttctcatagtcagtatgttgtatgttgtggacccatgaaaataaagtgttagaagatattaaacacacagtctactaatactctaatgactgctagttgacatgtagttgcaaagttacttactgttagtagaatgtctaaagtggactatcgaaataaagtgttgccATTAATATCTCCATTTGTCATGCACTTTGATCTTTGCAGACCTTTTACATTCACAAACAGTTATATTAATATccaaaaaagcataataggggcactttaatcaCAGTGCAAGTTACTCACTTTGCTTTATTATGTCCCTTTGAATATTCCAGGTCACCCTGGTCAAAATGCGGTCGCATATTTCATCTTGCACAAAGGTTCAGGAACAGATGGCCAATTGCCCAAAGTTCATGCCTGTGGTCCCCACCTCACAACCCATTCCCAGGTAAGCATCGCTCCACGGATCATTTAAGGTTAGGTTGACGTAATCATGgacatttgtttttctcttcatCAATTGCCTCAGTTTTCTCAGTGCGACTACACTTTGAAAAGACACAGGTTTATTTTATCTGATAAAAGTATGATGCAGTTGTAGTGTTCAAAAACTAAGATCATGGCAATAAAGTTATAACTATAATAATGATATTgaagttgtaatattttgagaataaagtaaaacattatGTGAATAAAGTGATAACATTAGGAGAATAATAGCAATATGAGATgatgataaaatgataatattttgattatattAGTGGCATTGTAACTAAATTGTGCAGACCCGTATTGGCCATGGCAACTAATTTGGCCTACTTCCCtgctcattttaattaatttatttacttaggcTATTTATCATTACTTTAAATTATTGCCTGCACAGTTCACCCAAGGTCTGAATTCAGGATTCAATATGGAAACAAAACGAATGAATGATGAATCCGCTTTAGTCTTGACTTGCAGTGCTATTATTTGCCTCATCCTCTGAACAGTTTCTGTATTAAAATACGCAAAAGAAAAGCACTCCATGCAGACACAGTGGAATACAGCAACACGTGTGGCGTTTCAATGTAATTatctacataataaatatatatagataaataaaaacattggtcccactttatattaggtggccttaactactgtgtacttgcatttaaatgaatcatttggtacagtgcacttattgtgtacatacatgtttttacattgtacttatatttttaaaaatacctatatgtaattacatataattacactaatgacccatcccttacacattaacccacccttaaacttacccatactaccaaacctgtccctaacctcaccAGTACCCCCCACCCTCAATaccagcaaaagtgttttgcaatacaatatgaacacaataagtacattgtacttattttttgatgtaagtacatagtagttaaagccacctaatataaagtgtgaccaaaacatttaataatttataattattcaaactaaaattttaCTCATACTTGACTGCTTCAGAGACTTTCACTATAGTCAAGCACCAATCTTTGATGGTCAAAGTGATTACAATGACAGCAATATGCTGCTCAACACTTTAGTGCTGGTAAAAACACCTTTGGTTCTAAAAtaagattacatttttaaggGTGTTCATCGCATTTGGCCTTATTAGCTGTGTAGGCCACTAGGCTTTGATACCTCTCTTCTTTATAGGTGGGAGTGGAAGGGAGCTGGAATGAATGTAAAAGTtagaaatacacacaaaaaaaacatttgctttaTTGTTCTTATAAATGAGTCAGATAATAGAGTAGGAGTCTACTTTAGCTATtagaacatttcttattattatgttaaataCGTGTGATGAATGAAAGGTTGAACGCCACAGCCGTTTTGCTGTTTTCTGTGGAATTTTCACACCGTCTTTTATGTAAGGAGGATGGCATTTAAGAGGCgtcatatttttataatgtatttgtgCTAGTGTTAAGTTTGTAAGACTGTCACTTCCAGACAGTCCAGGAAGTTGAATATCCAGCCAAAGTGAAACTAACTTTACTTCACAGATTGAACTTTTACTCCTCCACATCCATGCTGATGGTATGGCATTCTAATCATACTGTATCTTGTAATAATGtggtaatatattttttctcaaaataattcattttagaaCTATATTACAACTTTAATCTCAACTTTATTCTCAgactttattcttaaaatactactactttaattttgtattatCTTGTACAAATGCTTCACAATACAAACATATGTTGTTTCTATTccttagttttttttgttttgttttttaatccaaaacaaatcaaaatcaaaaagcacagagtattttttttttttattcgttatATGAAAATATTGCATGATGCAACATCATCATGGCCAATTAGGACAGTTTCAGTCAGAACAAACAATAGAATTACGTCAATGGAAACATGTTGCATTGCGTCTAGTTTGGACACAGCATTTTAGAATATTTCCTCTTTCTCCCTACATTAAAGAGCAACCAATCCCACAAGTCTCTCTTAGGCAAATGCTGCCTTATGACTCATGCTTCTCTGAAGCACTCAATGCTCTTTGGGACAACAGTTAAAATGCAGCGAAGAGCTTTAAAATATGGATCCAGGACGCGTTTCATTCTTTACAGATGCTCTTTAGACCCACATACTAAAAGTGTAGGTATACTTAGATCTAGAGATGTCAAACTGATGTCTGACAGttaaagacagacagaaagttTTGCAGACAGGAATCTGATAAAAGTCCAATCAGATGACTCCAGGTTGAGTTATGTGTGTGCGTCTCTGTCATGCTTCACTCTTCCTTTGAAGCACAGGAAGAGCGAGAGGAGGATAAGAATTAATTAGCTCTTCAAAGCAGAGCATGTTGATGTATTCCCACTGTGTCTCTGTCTGCAAAAGTCTTGCATCATTCACGGCTGTTTATCGTACTTTTTGTGGTAGCATCACACAAATATTGTAGAACCACGTTACTGTTGCAGACCTTTATGCCACCCTACAAACGTTACTTTAGTAAACACAGAGTCCTTGTTCAATAGCGTGTCCGTGACACTATGACACATTTCTGTCTTGGTGCCCAGTGAGTCAGTGGTTTAACAGACAGCAGTTTTGTATGGAGGTGAGGAAACTGGTTCAGACTGATTCTTTCCAAGACACCATAATGTCACGTCTGATGATCTAGAACAAACTCAAGTGAGCTTTATAGGGCTTTAGAGCGAAGAGAATATatcatatcactgcagtttccaaaataaatgaacactttcacacaaatgtaCAGAgtttaataaagcataattctcgcacaattacttgaagaatatcatgctatgacttcaaaacaatattaatatgctgggagatttgaaaactgatgctttcgaacgttagcatcgcacacatccagcttcatatctatgggttttcatagatgataagtttgttcggtagctcacggagtacggagactgatttaggagacgagaagcaccggttcgaatcctgtgtaactacggttcgacaaagcagttaaaatctgcgtaaaaggaagttcaaatggcacggttgcatcagctaatacgtttttatatcagttttgcatttgttaacactatcgggtaggtttagggctggatttggtgtggggcatatttccaacacgatagagcattaacttttagcgacagtccccggatatttgaattctgaaccgctgcaatacgtatctgaagcaacgtaataaaaaaacagcaatacgtaccaatatctatgtaataaaaacgtgccagggttcacgtattgaacctgtgttttagcgccacttagtggacatttctatttgaaactgcggcgaaacgtgcagcaaggtacgtaaaacggtgtcgcacaaaaagtgcgcagaggtacatatttttatgagaccaggttgcaattttgatttcatgttaactTTAATGAAAACCATCCTTATTTCTCTAGTCCTAAGTTGAAAGTAGTGACACCATTATATTTACTTCTTTCATCTTGTGTCAGACACTCAgacaccatttttattttttcaccaGCAGGGTTGTGGGATATCATACACTTCCTTTAAAAACTGACCAGTTGGAGGCATCTCGGTAGACAGAATGAGTTTTCGATTCAGACTTGCCCTCTGGATACTGTTTGATAAAGTCTCATTAGGATTGTGGGCACAGCTTTATACAGTCTTTGTCCTCTGTGATACTTATTTGGTACCTGGAGATACAGAACAGTATCTGGTCATGGTGACCGTGATAGAGACCTTAAGATCCTCTATGCCTGTCTGCCCAAGCCTCATCTATTAATCCAGTTATGTCTCAGTCTGTTGAAATCTTTTTCATGCTGTTTGCTGATAGGGCTTTGCAAGTCAAATATGAAAAGGCTCCCACTGAGCAAGCCAAAGTCTTTGCCAGACCATCAGGGTATTTGAGCTGCATGGCAGAATTCTTAAAAAGGCAGATATCTTGCTCCCCTGAAAGAAATTATCTCTGGTCAGACACTTTCAGGACATTatttgtgaatatatatatatatatatatatatatattattattatttttaatttattgtattttttatgtgaTTGATGTAATTCTAATGTAATAGGTGTAATTCTTGGTAATATAAAGCATGACAATGCAGTTTCTAGAAGtaaatattgaattaaattgaatttaaactacattacccataatCTAAAAAACTAATTCACCTATTCGTCAATAAAAGTCAACATAAAAGTCAACAGTGCTGGCTCCCATAAAACCCTGGAAATGACTCCAAGTGTGTCACACTCTTGAAACAACTTGATTTTGATTGGTTAAGTCTTGTGCCatatatttttgctgaaatgtcACCCTTTTTTTCTCTGCTGACTTTTCTCTTGGAAGTCTTTTAGTTTACTGAAATAAGAACAGcagaaaataattgtaaataatcaCAAATTTTAGTGGGCTGCATTCATATTTGCTGGgtaatttaacacattttgcCTCAAACGCAAGTTactcagtaataatatttcattggcGTATTAATGTTTATTGGACTAAATAGAAATAACATTGCCTAAGTTTTTGAAATCCCTGTATAGAGAAAAGGAAGGAGCTGCTGAAACTGGACGGTCAGGAATGCCTCAAACAGCTAATGTGAACAGAAGGTTCTTGGCTCATTTCTTATAGACTTGAAAGTAATTCACACGATGTTATACACCCTCTGGCTGCACATTTGCATTATTCATGTGAACACTGATAATCAgtttaggttacactttattttgatagtccacattagacattctactaactataagtaactttgtaactacatgtcaactacgtcaactaattctcattaatttgcaactacatgtctactaactctcagtagggtaggtttagggttagtataATATGTTGActtatacttgcaaagtttctcatagtcagtatgttgtatgttgtggatccatcaaaataaagtgttagaagatattaagcagacagtctacaaATACtctgatgactgctagttgacatgtagttgcaaaatttacttactgttagtagaatgtctaaagtggactattgaaataaagtgttaccgctcCAGAGCTACTGCTTATTATGTAATAGTGTAGATCTGATACTGGTTTATCAGACCACATGGTTAAGACAGTACAATTCTGTTTTTAACAGCAATATTCCAAACCGTTCCACATTTGTGTGCCCGTACTGTGGTGCTCGCAACTTGGACCAACAGGAACTAGTGAAGCACTGCATGGAGAACCATCGCAATGACCCCAACAAAGTGGTGAGTGTCAGTTACCCAAGTTGCCAGGGTTGCCAAGTACCACTCAGTTAGAACcataaactgaaatgaaaattctagcATTTACTCTAAAATGTTTACCCTAATGTTGACTgaaatgcatattatatttgttcttctgtggaacatgaaaggagttatttagaaaaatgtccAGTCTGCTTTTCTgccattttttcagtgttttaaatCAAGCACCAAGTCAAGATTTGATCATGGTCCTTACTGGTAAACACTGTTTTcttatgttctttttttttttttctttgtaggTATGTCCAGTATGTTCAGCTATGCCTTGGGGTGACCCCAGCTATAAGAGCTCAAACTTCCTGCAGCATCTTCTACACCGGCACAAATTCTCCTATGATACATTTGTGGTAAGAAGGCAAAAAGCTTTAAGTAAAGATATTCTTCATTTTGTATTATAATGCTCTGTTCCTGATACCATGTGAGCTGTTTGCTTTTTTCTAACTACATAGGCAGCCGTCTTCTAAAGCAGTATCCAAACAGTAATGGAACCTCATATTAAACcttattacaaataaaacatcCAGATGTGTTACGGGATTAAGAATCTGGGAGGGAAATTGACTTGATAACTCAATTAATGTTACAGCACAAAACATTGTAATTGttctaaaaaaaagtatttgttttctttatgcaaTAGATGAACCTGTTTCAAGTTGAAATATGCTGTTTTTGTGCTACTAGTTTCACCTGGTGGAATTACAAAAATGAAGCATATTTTCAGTCCAACTTTGCAAACACCCCTTACACTCATCACACCCTTTCGCACATCACAATATCTGTAGCTTGACAGTCAAGAGCTGGCATGTGTGGCAAACACTTGAGTTTAGCTTACCTGTCAAGAAGAAGCTCTGCAAGTCTTGATTAAAACCCATACATTCCATCAAATTCCTCCATCTTGTATAACCACCACCACTGTTTACCCTTTGTTTTACCTGGTTGCCGTATTTTGGCAAGACTTGAAATTTTCTCGTACACATCTGTAACCGAATCTGAATTTGTTTTTCCCACGAGACGCATCAGCCATCATCCCACACCAGCTAAACCCCGTCTGGCTCAGCCTGCTACAGTAGCCATGTCCCAAACTCTCACTATAGGTTGAGCTGGAAAGAGATTGAGAGATCTGAGTCGACTTCTGTAACTGTTTTGATGGGGCCTGCAAGGCTCAATGTTTTCACTTTTGGGGGAGACAAACCCACAAACAGCATACTTGTAGTAGTAAATAAACTGGGTTAAGAcaatatattttgacatttgaaggggtcatatgatgcgatttcttgttttccttttctttagtgtgttatgtagctgtttttGCATGTATacgatctgcagagttacaaagctcaaagtctcccacaaaaggatttattctatctaaaagagaaggctgatccagaccgggctaaaacgcctcattaaaacacacccccacatgtCTGTCACGATGTgtaaatatttgcgtaatgctgcccaaatgttcacgcaaagaaagaaggcgcaGTTTTAGTAactgcagtagtgttgatgcagccatgacagggagacgctgtgtgtttctatgcaaaagcaaaagcactttctttggccttccgaaagtagatgcaattaggaatcatcatcacaacccaaatgttcaaATTCGTCCAATGCATTTTATAGATGACCATTTTGTGAACCTAAGAGAGTACAAGGTTGGTGGtgcacaaaggctatttctaaaaaaaaagggtcaataccaactttgctatgacaatctggcgcttctgaatcagcgactgtaagtatgttttgttattagtttaaaaggatagttcacccaaaaatgaaaattaattaccctcatgtcattccaaacccgtaagacctccgttcatcttgatgtcccttgctgtctatgggagcatctgagagctctcagatttaaacaaaaatatcttaatttgtgttccgaagatgaaacggaggtcttacgggtttggaacgacatgagggtgagtaattaatgacagaattttcatttttgggtgaactatccctttaagtatttgctattgactgttcaaatgcgaaGTTATGTGCAGTGTAAAGTAACGCGTTGTGtttgtgaaagagagagagagacagggtcacatcacagtggagtcaaCTGTCTTAATcgcggcttgtgtactgcaaatacataccAACATCATCACTGTGTCGGCCACGCGACTCTGTTTCCctttcgggcttgaactgatggtaaaactaaggacattattaactgtctacAGGTgaatctcaataaattagaatgtcgtggaaaagttcatttatttcagtaattcaactcaaattgtgaaactcgtgtattaaataaattcaatgcacacagattgaagtagtttaagtctttggttcttttaattgtgatgattttggctcacttTTAAcaaagtttcacaatttgagttgaattactgaaataaatgaacttttccacagcattctaatttattgagatgcacctgtatatatttact
The sequence above is a segment of the Onychostoma macrolepis isolate SWU-2019 chromosome 07, ASM1243209v1, whole genome shotgun sequence genome. Coding sequences within it:
- the LOC131544950 gene encoding E3 ubiquitin-protein ligase RNF166, which codes for MMAMFRSFVSAAQLRQHQQQNGAAAAAPGESLESQFSCPICLEVYHKPVSIASCAHTFCGDCLQPCLQVTSPLCPLCRMPFDPKKVDKSSSVEKQLSSYKAPCRGCSKKVTLVKMRSHISSCTKVQEQMANCPKFMPVVPTSQPIPSNIPNRSTFVCPYCGARNLDQQELVKHCMENHRNDPNKVVCPVCSAMPWGDPSYKSSNFLQHLLHRHKFSYDTFVDYSIDEEAALQAALTLSLSEN